In Sorghum bicolor cultivar BTx623 chromosome 10, Sorghum_bicolor_NCBIv3, whole genome shotgun sequence, one genomic interval encodes:
- the LOC8076724 gene encoding abscisic acid receptor PYL2 has product METHVERALRATLTEAEVRALEPAVREHHTFPAGRVAAGTTTPTPTTCTSLVAQRVSAPVRAVWPIVRSFGNPQRYKHFVRTCALAAGDGASVGSVREVTVVSGLPASSSTERLEVLDDDRHILSFRVVGGDHRLRNYRSVTSVTEFQPGPYCVVVESYAVDVPEGNTAEDTRMFTDTVVRLNLQKLAAVAEESAAAAAAGNRR; this is encoded by the coding sequence atggaGACGCACGTGGAGCGGGCGTTGCGTGCGACGCTGACAGAGGCGGAGGTGCGCGCGCTGGAGCCCGCCGTGCGCGAGCACCACACGTTCCCGGCCGGGCGGGTGGCGGCGGGGacgacgacgccgacgccgacgacgtgcACGTCGCTGGTGGCGCAGCGCGTGTCGGCGCCCGTGCGCGCGGTGTGGCCCATCGTGCGCAGCTTCGGCAACCCGCAGCGGTACAAGCACTTCGTGCGCACCTGCGCGCTGGCCGCCGGTGACGGCGCCAGCGTCGGCAGCGTGCGCGAGGTCACCGTGGTGTCGGGCCTCCCGGCGTCCAGCAGTACGGAGCGCCTCGAGGTGCTGGACGACGACCGCCACATCCTCAGCTTccgcgtcgtcggcggcgaccacCGCCTCCGCAACTACCGCTCCGTCACCTCCGTCACCGAGTTCCAGCCCGGCCCATACTGCGTCGTCGTCGAGTCCTACGCCGTCGACGTGCCCGAGGGCAACACCGCGGAGGACACCCGCATGTTCACCGACACCGTTGTCAGGCTCAACCTCCAGAagctcgccgccgtcgccgaggagtccgccgccgccgccgccgccggcaacAGGCGCTAG
- the LOC8076725 gene encoding homeobox protein ATH1 isoform X3 produces the protein MTRNCFVSGDGSDIISADAAPLFHVPEYTPSSGFGFVGEPAAADIAASSFPADGSVLLAGHQLLRATALQSVSPEETTHAGGAYGVTGGGSYSYSYVPSPWDVTVAHAPRMAKQLSIAGEPAEGGWIHESSYYCPTTWFSGHAQFAGAPASELSLRLRAGSSPTAGAVSASLPDQSSEVSCSGPGLFQPPCGAGGQVVRQVPMHFSQVLSRWSGYANIAQQALDEFVGCLLQDVAGFAGFTTGGGEASCPLPSSSCSKTTSSSDPNPSMFLGSEEHNHKLKNDLQKLLQIMDQRCKQCMDEIQSAACKYGSLVRPGGGALSAPFAHGAVSAMHRRLRARITGEIAAATRRGDQPSSSSSLSLTLADRERSWESAFIQKHWALRQLRRGDQQSWRPQRGLPEKSVAVLKAWMFENFLRPYPKDNEKEMLAARSGLSRSQVSNWFINARVRLWKPMIEEMYEDLKKASGGMEGV, from the exons ATGACGAGGAACTGCTTCGTCAGCGGCGATGGCAGTGATATCATCAGCGCCGACGCCGCACCCCTCTTCCACGTCCCGGAGTACACGCCCAGCAGCGGCTTTGGGTTTGTCGGCGAACCGGCGGCAGCGGACATCGCCGCCTCGAGCTTCCCGGCGGACGGCTCGGTGCTGCTTGCCGGCCACCAGCTGCTCCGTGCCACCGCGCTGCAGAGCGTGTCGCCGGAGGAGACGACGCACGCTGGTGGTGCCTACGGCGTCACCGGCGGCGGGTCGTACTCGTACTCGTACGTCCCGTCGCCCTGGGATGTCACCGTGGCTCACGCGCCCAGGATGGCCAAGCAGCTTAGTATCGCCGGCGAGCCGGCGGAAGGCGGATGGATCCACGAGTCCTCGTACTACTGCCCGACGACGTGGTTCTCTGGTCACGCGCAGTTCGCCGGGGCGCCGGCGAGCGAGTTGTCGCTCAGGCTGCGCGCTGGGTCCTCGCCGACGGCAGGTGCTGTGAGTGCGAGCCTGCCGGATCAGTCCTCGGAGGTCAGCTGCTCTGGCCCCGGTCTGTTCCAGCCTCCTTGCGGCGCCGGCGGACAGGTGGTGCGTCAGGTGCCCATGCACTTCTCGCAGGTCCTGTCGCGGTGGTCCGGGTACGCCAACATCGCACAGCAGGCGCTggacgagttcgtcggctgcctgcTGCAAGACGTGGCCGGGTTCGCCGGCTTCACCACCGGTGGCGGTGAGGCGAGCTGCCCGCTGCCATCATCAAGCTGCTCCAAGACGACGTCGTCATCCGACCCGAACCCGTCGATGTTTCTTGGCTCAGAGGAGCACAATCATAAGCTCAAGAACGATCTCCAGAAACTGTTACAGATT ATGGACCAACGGTGCAAGCAATGCATGGACGAGATCCAGAGCGCGGCATGCAAGTACGGCAGCCTGGTGCGCCCGGGCGGCGGCGCGCTCTCGGCGCCGTTTGCGCACGGCGCGGTGTCAGCGATGCACCGGAGGCTCAGGGCGCGGATCACAGGCGAGATCGCGGCGGCCACGCGGAGAGGGGAtcagccgtcgtcgtcgtcgtcgctgtcgCTGACGCTGGCCGACAGGGAGCGCAGCTGGGAGTCGGCCTTCATCCAGAAGCACTGGGCGCTGCGGCAGCTCCGGCGCGGCGACCAGCAGTCGTGGCGGCCGCAGCGCGGCCTCCCGGAGAAGTCCGTGGCCGTGCTCAAAGCCTGGATGTTCGAGAACTTCCTCCGCCC GTACCCGAAAGACAACGAGAAGGAGATGTTAGCAGCTAGGAGCGGCCTGAGCAGGAGCCAG GTTTCCAACTGGTTCATCAACGCCCGCGTTCGGCTGTGGAAGCCGATGATAGAGGAGATGTACGAGGATCTCAAGAAGGCCTCGGGAGGAATGGAGGGTGTGTGA
- the LOC8076725 gene encoding homeobox protein ATH1 isoform X1, with translation MCISVAMSMLDCCCQQLGLGVGVGVDAMTRNCFVSGDGSDIISADAAPLFHVPEYTPSSGFGFVGEPAAADIAASSFPADGSVLLAGHQLLRATALQSVSPEETTHAGGAYGVTGGGSYSYSYVPSPWDVTVAHAPRMAKQLSIAGEPAEGGWIHESSYYCPTTWFSGHAQFAGAPASELSLRLRAGSSPTAGAVSASLPDQSSEVSCSGPGLFQPPCGAGGQVVRQVPMHFSQVLSRWSGYANIAQQALDEFVGCLLQDVAGFAGFTTGGGEASCPLPSSSCSKTTSSSDPNPSMFLGSEEHNHKLKNDLQKLLQIMDQRCKQCMDEIQSAACKYGSLVRPGGGALSAPFAHGAVSAMHRRLRARITGEIAAATRRGDQPSSSSSLSLTLADRERSWESAFIQKHWALRQLRRGDQQSWRPQRGLPEKSVAVLKAWMFENFLRPYPKDNEKEMLAARSGLSRSQVSNWFINARVRLWKPMIEEMYEDLKKASGGMEGV, from the exons ATGTGCATCTCTGTTGCAATGTCCATGCTTGATTGCTGCTGCCAG CAGCTCggcctcggagtcggagtcggagtcgacGCCATGACGAGGAACTGCTTCGTCAGCGGCGATGGCAGTGATATCATCAGCGCCGACGCCGCACCCCTCTTCCACGTCCCGGAGTACACGCCCAGCAGCGGCTTTGGGTTTGTCGGCGAACCGGCGGCAGCGGACATCGCCGCCTCGAGCTTCCCGGCGGACGGCTCGGTGCTGCTTGCCGGCCACCAGCTGCTCCGTGCCACCGCGCTGCAGAGCGTGTCGCCGGAGGAGACGACGCACGCTGGTGGTGCCTACGGCGTCACCGGCGGCGGGTCGTACTCGTACTCGTACGTCCCGTCGCCCTGGGATGTCACCGTGGCTCACGCGCCCAGGATGGCCAAGCAGCTTAGTATCGCCGGCGAGCCGGCGGAAGGCGGATGGATCCACGAGTCCTCGTACTACTGCCCGACGACGTGGTTCTCTGGTCACGCGCAGTTCGCCGGGGCGCCGGCGAGCGAGTTGTCGCTCAGGCTGCGCGCTGGGTCCTCGCCGACGGCAGGTGCTGTGAGTGCGAGCCTGCCGGATCAGTCCTCGGAGGTCAGCTGCTCTGGCCCCGGTCTGTTCCAGCCTCCTTGCGGCGCCGGCGGACAGGTGGTGCGTCAGGTGCCCATGCACTTCTCGCAGGTCCTGTCGCGGTGGTCCGGGTACGCCAACATCGCACAGCAGGCGCTggacgagttcgtcggctgcctgcTGCAAGACGTGGCCGGGTTCGCCGGCTTCACCACCGGTGGCGGTGAGGCGAGCTGCCCGCTGCCATCATCAAGCTGCTCCAAGACGACGTCGTCATCCGACCCGAACCCGTCGATGTTTCTTGGCTCAGAGGAGCACAATCATAAGCTCAAGAACGATCTCCAGAAACTGTTACAGATT ATGGACCAACGGTGCAAGCAATGCATGGACGAGATCCAGAGCGCGGCATGCAAGTACGGCAGCCTGGTGCGCCCGGGCGGCGGCGCGCTCTCGGCGCCGTTTGCGCACGGCGCGGTGTCAGCGATGCACCGGAGGCTCAGGGCGCGGATCACAGGCGAGATCGCGGCGGCCACGCGGAGAGGGGAtcagccgtcgtcgtcgtcgtcgctgtcgCTGACGCTGGCCGACAGGGAGCGCAGCTGGGAGTCGGCCTTCATCCAGAAGCACTGGGCGCTGCGGCAGCTCCGGCGCGGCGACCAGCAGTCGTGGCGGCCGCAGCGCGGCCTCCCGGAGAAGTCCGTGGCCGTGCTCAAAGCCTGGATGTTCGAGAACTTCCTCCGCCC GTACCCGAAAGACAACGAGAAGGAGATGTTAGCAGCTAGGAGCGGCCTGAGCAGGAGCCAG GTTTCCAACTGGTTCATCAACGCCCGCGTTCGGCTGTGGAAGCCGATGATAGAGGAGATGTACGAGGATCTCAAGAAGGCCTCGGGAGGAATGGAGGGTGTGTGA
- the LOC8076725 gene encoding homeobox protein ATH1 isoform X2 produces the protein MTGSNASYQQQLGLGVGVGVDAMTRNCFVSGDGSDIISADAAPLFHVPEYTPSSGFGFVGEPAAADIAASSFPADGSVLLAGHQLLRATALQSVSPEETTHAGGAYGVTGGGSYSYSYVPSPWDVTVAHAPRMAKQLSIAGEPAEGGWIHESSYYCPTTWFSGHAQFAGAPASELSLRLRAGSSPTAGAVSASLPDQSSEVSCSGPGLFQPPCGAGGQVVRQVPMHFSQVLSRWSGYANIAQQALDEFVGCLLQDVAGFAGFTTGGGEASCPLPSSSCSKTTSSSDPNPSMFLGSEEHNHKLKNDLQKLLQIMDQRCKQCMDEIQSAACKYGSLVRPGGGALSAPFAHGAVSAMHRRLRARITGEIAAATRRGDQPSSSSSLSLTLADRERSWESAFIQKHWALRQLRRGDQQSWRPQRGLPEKSVAVLKAWMFENFLRPYPKDNEKEMLAARSGLSRSQVSNWFINARVRLWKPMIEEMYEDLKKASGGMEGV, from the exons ATGACCGGCAGCAACGCGTCTTATCAGCAGCAGCTCggcctcggagtcggagtcggagtcgacGCCATGACGAGGAACTGCTTCGTCAGCGGCGATGGCAGTGATATCATCAGCGCCGACGCCGCACCCCTCTTCCACGTCCCGGAGTACACGCCCAGCAGCGGCTTTGGGTTTGTCGGCGAACCGGCGGCAGCGGACATCGCCGCCTCGAGCTTCCCGGCGGACGGCTCGGTGCTGCTTGCCGGCCACCAGCTGCTCCGTGCCACCGCGCTGCAGAGCGTGTCGCCGGAGGAGACGACGCACGCTGGTGGTGCCTACGGCGTCACCGGCGGCGGGTCGTACTCGTACTCGTACGTCCCGTCGCCCTGGGATGTCACCGTGGCTCACGCGCCCAGGATGGCCAAGCAGCTTAGTATCGCCGGCGAGCCGGCGGAAGGCGGATGGATCCACGAGTCCTCGTACTACTGCCCGACGACGTGGTTCTCTGGTCACGCGCAGTTCGCCGGGGCGCCGGCGAGCGAGTTGTCGCTCAGGCTGCGCGCTGGGTCCTCGCCGACGGCAGGTGCTGTGAGTGCGAGCCTGCCGGATCAGTCCTCGGAGGTCAGCTGCTCTGGCCCCGGTCTGTTCCAGCCTCCTTGCGGCGCCGGCGGACAGGTGGTGCGTCAGGTGCCCATGCACTTCTCGCAGGTCCTGTCGCGGTGGTCCGGGTACGCCAACATCGCACAGCAGGCGCTggacgagttcgtcggctgcctgcTGCAAGACGTGGCCGGGTTCGCCGGCTTCACCACCGGTGGCGGTGAGGCGAGCTGCCCGCTGCCATCATCAAGCTGCTCCAAGACGACGTCGTCATCCGACCCGAACCCGTCGATGTTTCTTGGCTCAGAGGAGCACAATCATAAGCTCAAGAACGATCTCCAGAAACTGTTACAGATT ATGGACCAACGGTGCAAGCAATGCATGGACGAGATCCAGAGCGCGGCATGCAAGTACGGCAGCCTGGTGCGCCCGGGCGGCGGCGCGCTCTCGGCGCCGTTTGCGCACGGCGCGGTGTCAGCGATGCACCGGAGGCTCAGGGCGCGGATCACAGGCGAGATCGCGGCGGCCACGCGGAGAGGGGAtcagccgtcgtcgtcgtcgtcgctgtcgCTGACGCTGGCCGACAGGGAGCGCAGCTGGGAGTCGGCCTTCATCCAGAAGCACTGGGCGCTGCGGCAGCTCCGGCGCGGCGACCAGCAGTCGTGGCGGCCGCAGCGCGGCCTCCCGGAGAAGTCCGTGGCCGTGCTCAAAGCCTGGATGTTCGAGAACTTCCTCCGCCC GTACCCGAAAGACAACGAGAAGGAGATGTTAGCAGCTAGGAGCGGCCTGAGCAGGAGCCAG GTTTCCAACTGGTTCATCAACGCCCGCGTTCGGCTGTGGAAGCCGATGATAGAGGAGATGTACGAGGATCTCAAGAAGGCCTCGGGAGGAATGGAGGGTGTGTGA